One genomic segment of Catalinimonas alkaloidigena includes these proteins:
- a CDS encoding toxin-antitoxin system YwqK family antitoxin, with amino-acid sequence MTMLFRLIWLVNIVVLLNTPLQAQLQKEYYDNGQLKSSGQLAEGQKTGEWSYYYPDGTLNAIEHYREGQIHGEIKYYDFNGHLEAIENWRLGQQEDSSYYYYPDGQVEKKGMFRGGLYEGKWFFFYEDGTPKRIGYYQDGLPSGEWIFYQENGELLQEGTFEQGQEQGKWKFYNKKGRLEYIGQYTEGERTGDWYYVDKKGRKEKVDY; translated from the coding sequence ATGACAATGCTTTTCCGCCTCATTTGGCTTGTTAACATAGTAGTTCTGCTAAATACGCCTCTCCAGGCTCAGTTGCAGAAAGAATATTACGATAACGGCCAACTAAAATCTTCCGGACAACTTGCTGAAGGCCAGAAAACTGGTGAGTGGTCTTATTACTACCCTGATGGAACTCTTAATGCTATTGAGCATTATCGGGAAGGGCAAATACACGGAGAAATAAAGTACTATGACTTTAATGGGCACCTGGAAGCAATAGAAAACTGGCGGCTGGGCCAGCAGGAAGATAGTTCGTACTATTATTACCCTGACGGGCAAGTGGAGAAGAAGGGTATGTTCAGAGGTGGGCTTTATGAGGGAAAATGGTTTTTTTTCTATGAAGATGGTACTCCCAAGCGTATCGGCTATTATCAGGATGGCTTACCATCAGGAGAGTGGATCTTTTATCAGGAAAATGGTGAACTCCTGCAGGAAGGAACTTTTGAGCAGGGTCAGGAACAAGGAAAGTGGAAATTTTATAACAAAAAAGGGCGCCTGGAGTACATCGGCCAATATACTGAAGGTGAACGCACAGGAGACTGGTACTATGTAGACAAGAAAGGACGAAAAGAGAAGGTTGATTATTGA
- a CDS encoding UbiA family prenyltransferase, which translates to MITKSTLLHLRLPFSVFLLPIFLFALSVDVPEDWPRTFLVFFIIHFLLYPASNGYNSYFDKDEGSIGGLEKPPLVSKDLYWVALLLDLLAILLGLLINWQFALMLLIYGLVSKAYSHPSVRLKKHATASWFIAGFFQGCFTWLMAYMSIHDVEINEVWVLQYVLPALLSSLMLWGSYPMTQIYQHEEDVRRGDITLSYKLGVIGTFHFTAIVFAFSAIGFFLYYRYFFSLTQAFIYLIFLLPIISYFFYWYWQVRHEKSEVNYKSTMRLNMISGLSLNVFFLLMLLWAL; encoded by the coding sequence ATGATCACCAAGTCTACACTACTGCATCTGCGCCTCCCTTTTTCTGTATTTCTTCTTCCAATTTTTCTTTTTGCGCTCAGTGTAGATGTACCGGAAGATTGGCCTCGTACTTTTCTGGTCTTTTTTATAATTCATTTCTTATTGTATCCGGCCAGTAATGGGTACAACAGCTATTTTGATAAAGACGAAGGAAGCATAGGAGGGCTGGAAAAACCACCTTTGGTAAGCAAAGACTTATACTGGGTAGCGCTTTTGCTGGACTTACTTGCCATCTTATTAGGCTTGCTTATCAACTGGCAGTTTGCGCTGATGCTATTAATCTACGGCCTGGTGAGCAAGGCTTATAGTCACCCTTCAGTAAGGTTAAAGAAACATGCGACAGCTAGTTGGTTTATTGCCGGTTTCTTTCAGGGGTGCTTCACCTGGCTCATGGCTTATATGAGTATTCATGATGTAGAAATTAATGAGGTATGGGTTTTACAATATGTACTGCCGGCCTTACTAAGCAGCCTGATGCTTTGGGGCTCTTACCCTATGACCCAGATCTACCAGCATGAAGAAGATGTCAGGCGGGGAGATATTACGTTAAGTTACAAACTGGGAGTTATCGGTACTTTTCATTTTACTGCTATTGTTTTCGCCTTTTCGGCTATAGGGTTCTTTCTGTACTACAGATACTTTTTTAGCCTTACACAAGCTTTCATTTATCTGATCTTTCTACTTCCGATTATATCCTATTTCTTTTATTGGTACTGGCAGGTTCGCCATGAAAAATCAGAAGTGAATTACAAATCTACCATGCGGCTAAATATGATCTCAGGGCTTAGCTTAAATGTTTTTTTTCTGTTGATGCTGCTGTGGGCATTGTAA
- a CDS encoding lmo0937 family membrane protein, whose amino-acid sequence MSGLLYLVAIILLIGWLLGFFVFSVGNFIHILLVIAIIAILFRLIRGRGI is encoded by the coding sequence ATGAGTGGTTTATTATATCTGGTAGCCATCATTCTTTTAATCGGATGGCTGCTTGGTTTTTTTGTATTTAGCGTTGGTAATTTTATCCACATACTATTGGTGATAGCGATCATCGCTATCCTGTTTAGGTTAATCAGGGGAAGAGGGATATAA
- the mazG gene encoding nucleoside triphosphate pyrophosphohydrolase — protein sequence MAKEKKAEARQAFERLLNIMDELRAQCPWDRKQTLESLRHLTIEETYELSDAIIEGDMPEIKKELGDLILHIVFYSKIASEQEAFDIKDVLDGICEKLIVRHPHIYGDVKAEDAATVERNWEQIKLKEKGNVKKTVLGGVPQSLPALIKAMRIQDKARGVGFDWEHKGQVWEKVEEEMEEFRAEEKVNNLEKMQDEYGDLLFSLVNYARFTGINPEEALERSNKKFIKRFNYLEEKAKSEGKDLGNMTLNEMDAYWNEAKNI from the coding sequence ATGGCAAAAGAAAAAAAAGCAGAGGCTAGACAAGCATTTGAGCGTTTACTGAATATAATGGATGAATTAAGGGCGCAGTGCCCCTGGGATCGTAAGCAAACCCTGGAAAGTCTAAGACACCTTACCATAGAAGAGACCTATGAGCTCTCAGACGCCATCATAGAAGGAGATATGCCAGAAATAAAAAAAGAACTGGGAGACCTGATACTGCATATCGTATTTTATTCAAAAATAGCATCTGAACAGGAAGCTTTTGATATCAAGGATGTGCTGGATGGTATTTGCGAGAAATTAATAGTACGCCATCCCCATATTTATGGAGATGTAAAAGCCGAAGATGCTGCTACGGTAGAGCGAAACTGGGAACAGATTAAGCTGAAAGAGAAAGGGAACGTTAAAAAGACGGTATTGGGGGGAGTTCCCCAGTCATTGCCTGCCCTCATCAAAGCGATGCGCATACAGGACAAGGCCAGGGGGGTAGGCTTTGATTGGGAACATAAAGGACAGGTATGGGAAAAGGTAGAAGAAGAAATGGAGGAGTTTCGTGCAGAGGAGAAGGTAAACAATCTTGAAAAAATGCAGGACGAATACGGAGACTTGTTGTTTTCGCTGGTCAACTACGCTCGTTTTACAGGTATTAACCCTGAAGAAGCGCTGGAAAGAAGCAATAAGAAGTTTATTAAAAGATTCAACTATCTGGAGGAAAAAGCCAAGTCAGAAGGAAAAGACCTGGGAAACATGACGCTCAATGAGATGGATGCTTACTGGAATGAAGCTAAGAATATATAG
- the glmM gene encoding phosphoglucosamine mutase has product MTLIKSISGIRGTIGGEVGEALTPVDIVKYAAAYGTYIKAKKDDAKVIIGRDARVSGPMVSSLVSSTLQGLGIDIVDIQLAPTPTVELAVKDENADGGIIITASHNPGQWNALKLLNADGEFLSAEAGEEVLRIAEEGAFEFATSKKLGSYSVIENYISKHIEKILALAEVDKDAIASRNLRVAIDCVNSVGGIAVPQLLEALGVEQVEKFFCEPDGAFKRNPEPVPENLNHICSKIEQGAFDLGIVVDPDVDRLVLIQDNGAPFGEEYTLVAVADYILGLNNGGNTVSNLSSSQALQDITEKHEGNYTAAAVGEVNVVKAMKATHAVIGGEGNGGVIFPKMHYGRDALTGIALFLSHLAKFGKTMTQLKSTYPQYHISKNKIELTPEIDIDNIMKGIKLKYSNMPVNPIDGIKISFGKEWVHLRRSNTEPIIRIIAESHSQVTADHLANKLISDIREVISERA; this is encoded by the coding sequence TTGACTTTAATTAAATCAATTTCCGGTATACGAGGTACTATCGGAGGAGAAGTAGGAGAAGCGCTTACACCGGTAGATATTGTAAAATATGCTGCCGCTTATGGCACATATATTAAAGCCAAAAAAGATGATGCCAAAGTTATCATCGGGCGGGATGCCCGTGTTTCAGGCCCTATGGTGTCTTCACTGGTATCTTCCACTTTGCAGGGATTAGGTATTGATATCGTTGATATTCAGCTTGCCCCTACTCCCACAGTAGAACTTGCGGTGAAGGATGAGAACGCCGACGGAGGCATCATCATTACCGCCAGCCACAACCCTGGGCAATGGAATGCCCTGAAACTCCTTAACGCTGATGGCGAGTTTTTGTCTGCTGAAGCGGGAGAGGAAGTACTGCGCATTGCTGAAGAAGGTGCATTTGAGTTTGCTACTTCAAAAAAACTAGGTAGTTATAGTGTAATAGAAAACTACATAAGCAAGCACATAGAGAAGATACTAGCCCTTGCTGAAGTGGACAAAGACGCTATAGCGTCCCGTAACTTGAGGGTGGCTATTGACTGTGTCAATTCTGTAGGAGGTATCGCGGTACCTCAGCTTTTGGAAGCCCTGGGTGTAGAACAGGTAGAAAAGTTTTTCTGTGAGCCTGATGGTGCCTTTAAACGTAATCCTGAGCCCGTTCCTGAAAACCTAAATCATATTTGTTCTAAGATTGAGCAGGGGGCTTTTGACCTGGGCATTGTAGTAGATCCTGACGTGGACCGCCTGGTATTGATACAGGACAATGGCGCTCCTTTTGGCGAAGAATATACCCTGGTCGCAGTAGCTGATTATATTCTGGGGCTTAACAATGGAGGTAATACCGTTTCTAACCTATCTTCCTCGCAAGCACTACAGGATATTACTGAGAAACATGAAGGAAACTATACTGCCGCTGCCGTAGGTGAGGTGAATGTGGTAAAAGCGATGAAGGCTACCCATGCGGTGATCGGCGGAGAAGGAAATGGCGGTGTCATTTTTCCTAAGATGCACTACGGACGAGATGCGCTTACCGGAATAGCTCTTTTTCTTTCTCATCTTGCTAAATTTGGCAAGACCATGACCCAGCTAAAATCTACTTATCCTCAATACCACATTTCAAAGAACAAAATTGAGCTGACGCCTGAAATTGATATTGATAATATCATGAAAGGCATAAAGCTGAAATACAGCAATATGCCTGTCAACCCTATTGATGGTATCAAGATCAGCTTTGGCAAAGAGTGGGTGCATTTGCGCAGATCTAATACAGAACCTATCATTAGAATCATTGCTGAGTCTCATTCTCAGGTAACTGCCGATCATTTGGCCAATAAGCTTATCAGCGATATACGCGAAGTAATATCAGAAAGAGCATAG